TCCCCGCTAGCGAGGGGCCAGCCTCCTCGGTAGGGTTCCCGACGCTGTGGTCCTCCATACCCAACCTAGGTAGTCCATGAGCCCAAGAACGGCAAACCGCCTGCGCAGCGCTGTTCCCGTCGTGGTCACGTTTGTACTTGTGTCGATCACCTGGGATTTCGTTTCTTCGTACTTACGGCCTGAGATGGGAGGCCCCGTACCGGCCACCGCAACTCTCATCGGCGTCCTCATCGCCATCCCGTTGATCCTCTTGGAGTCGTCGAAGTTCGAGGAGCGGTTCCGCCGCTTGTCCTTTCCAGCCGCTGTGCTTCTGAAGACTGTGACCTACGTCGGCGCACTAACAGTGATCTTCCTAGGCGTGGGCTTGCTGGTCGGGTGGATGAAAGGCCTCACGATGCAGGACTTTCGCGATTCCCTGCCCGGTGGTTTTGCCGCGATCACCGCCTCCTTTGTGCTCTACCTCGTGATCATATTCCTACGCCAGCTCGACAGCCTGTTGGGGCCCGGCGTGCTACTCCGATTCGTCACGGGGAGATACCATCAGCCGCGGAGGGAGCGCCGGATCTTCATGTTCGTGGACATCGAAGGCTCCACGGAGCTGTCGAGGAATCTCTCCATGGAGCACTACTACGGACTGGTCAACGACTTCTTCCGAGATGTCGCGGGGCCCGTCCAGGACTCGCGAGGCGAGATCTACGAGTACGTGGGCGACGAGGTTGTAATCTCGTGGGAGTACGACACCG
This genomic stretch from Gemmatimonadota bacterium harbors:
- a CDS encoding adenylate/guanylate cyclase domain-containing protein, with the translated sequence MSPRTANRLRSAVPVVVTFVLVSITWDFVSSYLRPEMGGPVPATATLIGVLIAIPLILLESSKFEERFRRLSFPAAVLLKTVTYVGALTVIFLGVGLLVGWMKGLTMQDFRDSLPGGFAAITASFVLYLVIIFLRQLDSLLGPGVLLRFVTGRYHQPRRERRIFMFVDIEGSTELSRNLSMEHYYGLVNDFFRDVAGPVQDSRGEIYEYVGDEVVISWEYDTGIRNANCIRAFFEIEKVVWRHSGQYLSRYGAVPAFKAGLHEGEVIAAEMGGLKKVIAFNGEVLNVTARIQGECNRLGRRLLASRQLVDQMTIPQNVTATAMGTIDLRGAGPAEIVALG